Proteins encoded within one genomic window of Mesobacillus subterraneus:
- a CDS encoding LPXTG cell wall anchor domain-containing protein, whose protein sequence is MLKEKGNTIIIKNNDAELHIPASVLPDEDISIKVKRLKDIQSAVSAVYDFTITGNGKVYHQFDQPLTVKFKVDSREVKNQKDVKVYYYNEVKKEWELVGGKYKDGHAVATTNHLSTYAALEIVSSDDISKISQPEEGYELPDTATNSYNLFLLGLLLIASSGTVLFLKRRKGSHY, encoded by the coding sequence ATGTTAAAAGAAAAAGGCAATACCATCATTATCAAGAACAATGATGCAGAACTGCATATCCCTGCTTCCGTTCTTCCGGATGAGGATATATCCATCAAGGTGAAGAGGTTGAAAGATATCCAGTCTGCAGTGAGTGCTGTTTATGACTTCACCATTACTGGAAACGGGAAGGTGTATCATCAATTTGACCAGCCGTTGACAGTCAAATTTAAAGTCGATAGCAGAGAAGTCAAAAACCAAAAAGATGTTAAAGTATATTACTACAATGAAGTGAAGAAAGAGTGGGAACTGGTTGGCGGAAAGTACAAAGATGGTCATGCTGTTGCAACAACTAACCACCTGAGTACTTACGCAGCTTTGGAAATAGTATCTTCAGATGACATCTCAAAGATTTCACAACCAGAAGAAGGCTATGAACTTCCAGACACAGCAACGAACAGTTACAACCTATTCCTTTTAGGATTGCTGCTGATTGCTTCCAGCGGTACAGTTTTATTCCTGAAGCGCAGAAAAGGTTCTCACTATTAG